From a region of the Latilactobacillus sakei genome:
- a CDS encoding alpha-ketoacid dehydrogenase subunit beta, with protein MAQKTMIQAITNALDLELASDENVLIFGEDVGKNGGVFRATEGLQAKHGEERVFDTPLAESGIGGLSIGLALEGFRPVPEIQFFGFVFETLDSIAGQMSRTRYRMGGTRNMPITIRAPFGGGVHTPEMHSDNFEGMITQIPGIRVVVPSNPYDAKGLLIAAIRSNDPVLYLEHMKLYRSFREEVPDESYTVPLDKAAVTLEGSDVSIITYGAMVREAKKAAENLAKDNISVEIIDLRTIAPLDIKTIIASVEKTGRVVIVQEAQKQAGVGAQVASEISERAVLSLEAPIGRVSAPDTPFPFGQAESTWLPNATDIENKVKEVINF; from the coding sequence ATGGCACAAAAAACAATGATTCAAGCAATTACAAATGCGCTGGATTTAGAACTAGCAAGTGATGAAAATGTCTTAATTTTCGGGGAAGATGTCGGCAAAAATGGCGGTGTTTTCCGTGCGACTGAAGGCTTGCAAGCTAAACATGGCGAAGAACGCGTTTTCGATACACCTTTAGCTGAATCTGGGATTGGTGGTTTATCAATCGGGTTAGCTTTGGAAGGTTTTAGACCCGTTCCGGAAATTCAATTCTTTGGTTTTGTTTTTGAAACATTAGATTCAATTGCCGGTCAAATGTCACGGACTCGTTATCGGATGGGTGGCACACGCAATATGCCAATTACAATCCGGGCACCATTTGGTGGCGGTGTGCATACTCCTGAAATGCATTCAGATAACTTTGAAGGTATGATTACCCAAATTCCTGGGATTCGAGTAGTTGTCCCAAGCAATCCATACGACGCTAAAGGCTTATTGATTGCGGCGATTCGTTCAAATGATCCTGTTTTATATTTGGAACATATGAAACTTTATCGCTCATTCCGTGAGGAAGTGCCAGACGAATCTTACACAGTGCCACTTGATAAAGCTGCTGTCACATTGGAAGGTTCAGATGTTTCAATCATCACTTACGGCGCAATGGTTCGCGAGGCTAAGAAAGCGGCTGAAAATTTAGCTAAAGATAATATTTCAGTCGAAATCATTGATTTGCGGACCATCGCCCCATTAGATATTAAAACCATTATTGCATCAGTTGAAAAAACAGGTCGCGTTGTCATTGTGCAAGAAGCACAAAAACAAGCGGGTGTTGGGGCACAAGTGGCTTCTGAAATTTCAGAACGCGCTGTCCTTTCATTAGAAGCACCAATTGGTCGCGTTTCAGCACCAGATACACCATTCCCATTTGGGCAAGCTGAATCAACATGGTTACCAAACGCAACTGATATTGAAAATAAAGTTAAGGAAGTTATTAACTTTTAG
- the pdhA gene encoding pyruvate dehydrogenase (acetyl-transferring) E1 component subunit alpha produces MANNKAAVNFDKLLGDESQDFKTVQILDETGQVVNPDIMPDLSDDQLVELMKQMVWSRVLDQRATALNRQGRLGFYAPTAGQEASQLASNFAMSKDDFLFPGYRDVPQLVQHGLPLSQAFLWSRGHIEGNKYPESLKAMPPQIIIGAQYIQAMGVAVGMKKRQSKNAVYVYTGDGGTSQGDFYEGINFAGAFKAPAIFVVQNNGFAISVPREKQTAAVTLAQKGVAAGIPAIQVDGMDPLAVYEVMKEARDFTTAGNGPVLIETLTYRYGPHTLSGDDPTRYRTKETDDIWLKRDPLVRMRRFLTDKGLWSEDQENELIDQVKAAIKEAINEADAIPKQKVTDFLKVTFEEQPQNIQEQITEYSAKESN; encoded by the coding sequence ATTTTGATAAACTACTCGGCGATGAAAGCCAAGATTTTAAAACAGTTCAGATCTTAGATGAAACTGGCCAAGTTGTAAATCCTGATATCATGCCAGATTTAAGTGATGACCAACTTGTTGAATTGATGAAACAAATGGTTTGGTCACGGGTGCTTGATCAACGTGCGACCGCTTTAAACCGTCAAGGGCGTTTAGGGTTTTACGCACCAACTGCCGGACAAGAAGCAAGTCAATTAGCAAGTAATTTTGCGATGAGTAAGGATGACTTCTTATTCCCTGGTTATCGTGATGTACCACAATTGGTGCAACATGGCTTACCTCTATCACAAGCTTTCTTATGGTCACGTGGTCATATCGAAGGTAACAAGTATCCAGAATCACTCAAAGCAATGCCACCACAAATTATTATCGGGGCACAATACATTCAAGCAATGGGTGTCGCTGTTGGGATGAAAAAACGTCAATCTAAGAACGCCGTTTACGTTTATACGGGTGACGGTGGCACTTCACAGGGGGATTTCTATGAAGGCATTAACTTTGCGGGTGCCTTTAAAGCCCCTGCAATCTTCGTTGTTCAAAATAACGGTTTTGCGATTTCAGTACCGCGTGAAAAACAAACAGCAGCAGTGACATTAGCCCAAAAGGGGGTTGCTGCCGGGATTCCTGCTATCCAAGTAGATGGGATGGATCCACTAGCCGTTTATGAAGTCATGAAAGAAGCTAGAGATTTCACAACCGCTGGCAACGGACCTGTTTTAATTGAAACCTTAACTTATCGTTATGGACCCCATACACTCTCCGGGGATGACCCAACTCGTTATCGGACAAAAGAAACAGATGATATTTGGTTGAAACGTGATCCACTAGTTAGAATGCGTCGTTTCTTAACGGATAAGGGCCTCTGGTCAGAAGATCAAGAAAATGAATTAATTGATCAAGTTAAAGCAGCTATTAAAGAAGCAATCAATGAAGCAGATGCCATTCCTAAACAAAAGGTAACTGACTTCTTAAAAGTAACATTTGAAGAACAACCACAAAATATTCAAGAACAAATCACAGAATACAGTGCAAAGGAGTCGAATTAA